The following proteins come from a genomic window of Blattabacterium cuenoti:
- the mreC gene encoding rod shape-determining protein MreC yields MREFFNFFLKCRFFIFFFLLESAAIFLSFSNSKFHQYIYEGSSNFMIGKIYETIHKLRNYFLLEIENKKLLNENKRLHDAQIFSKIRKISKDFKKEDINYLQQYTFTPVQIINNSIHEQENYITINKGSIDEIKPDMGIILYNGIAGIIIKTSPHFSIAISLLNQKIKVNARLKKNKYFGTLSWDGLNYEYVVLYDIPRHSTIHKGDIVETDGKSVTFPEGIPIGRVYSYKLDEEHANYIIKVKLMANFSTIENAYVVKNLLKEEWDNVQLYKVENK; encoded by the coding sequence GAATCCGCTGCTATTTTTCTTTCTTTTTCAAATTCAAAATTTCACCAATATATTTATGAAGGTTCTTCCAATTTTATGATTGGAAAAATTTATGAGACTATCCATAAACTTCGGAATTATTTTTTATTAGAAATTGAAAATAAAAAACTTTTAAATGAAAATAAAAGATTACATGATGCTCAAATATTTTCTAAAATAAGAAAAATATCTAAGGATTTTAAAAAAGAGGATATTAATTATTTACAACAATATACCTTTACTCCAGTACAAATTATAAATAACAGTATTCATGAACAGGAAAATTATATAACTATAAACAAAGGAAGTATAGATGAAATAAAACCAGATATGGGGATTATATTATATAATGGAATTGCAGGAATTATTATAAAAACTTCTCCACATTTTAGTATTGCGATTTCTCTTTTAAATCAAAAAATTAAAGTTAATGCCAGACTAAAGAAAAATAAATATTTTGGAACTCTGAGTTGGGATGGATTGAATTATGAATATGTAGTTTTATATGATATACCCAGACATTCCACTATCCATAAAGGAGATATTGTAGAAACAGATGGTAAATCAGTGACTTTTCCTGAAGGAATTCCTATTGGAAGAGTTTATTCTTATAAATTGGATGAAGAACATGCAAATTATATTATAAAAGTGAAACTCATGGCTAATTTTTCTACGATAGAAAATGCTTATGTTGTGAAAAATTTATTAAAAGAAGAATGGGATAATGTTCAACTTTATAAAGTTGAAAATAAATAA
- the mrdA gene encoding penicillin-binding protein 2 — translation MKKLYNFYILLSFFGIIFIIRLFYIQIYTEKYILNAFNTSIKQEIIIPERGSIFDRNENLLVFNKSIYELIVVPILIDEHFNIMEFCNLVGIEKNIFYKNLEKAKAYSKYLPSVFLPFISKEKFATIQEKLYKYKGFDWTKRSLRDYKVESSANVLGYIGEVTQKDIKKESNYYQIGDFIGWAGVEKSYEKVLRGKKGVKYWLRDRKGCIIGGYNNSKNNVKAISGDDISLTIDWNLQNYAEQLMYQKKGGIVAINPKNGEILSLVSSPINNPNLFVGLNRSKEFQKLIKNTIDNPLFDRTTQARYPPASPFKLLTELAGLQMEVVDPNTTFICYKGFKYGKKRIHCHSGFHGFPIGVETAVAVSCNNYFAQVYKRVIEKYPKNLTKGVNEWCDIIKSFGFGNYLYNDLATGEKGIIPSGDYYNKKYGTTKWNAITIISNSIGQGEINVTPMQLANMVCAIANRGFFYTPHIVKRINHQPISNPNYTIAKYTKVKSKYFDFIINGMEKVFIIGTGKSFKSSDIRMAGKTGTSQNFIKVNHKIVSLPDHSIFILFAPVEDPKIAISVIIENGGFGSRWAGPIASLIAEKYITNNVNRKNLEKKIMTSGLQKIYSSIAKMKKFNNFYTKNSIDQKK, via the coding sequence TTGAAAAAATTATATAATTTTTATATTTTGTTAAGTTTTTTCGGTATTATTTTTATAATTAGGCTATTTTATATACAAATATATACGGAAAAGTATATTTTGAATGCATTTAATACTTCTATTAAACAAGAAATTATTATTCCTGAAAGAGGTTCTATTTTTGACAGAAATGAAAATCTTTTGGTTTTTAACAAATCTATTTACGAGTTAATAGTTGTTCCTATTCTTATAGATGAACATTTTAATATTATGGAATTTTGTAATCTTGTAGGAATTGAGAAAAATATTTTTTATAAAAATTTAGAAAAAGCAAAAGCGTATTCTAAATATTTACCATCTGTTTTTTTACCTTTTATTTCTAAAGAAAAATTTGCCACTATACAAGAAAAACTTTATAAATACAAAGGATTTGATTGGACAAAACGTTCTCTTAGGGATTATAAAGTAGAAAGTTCAGCTAATGTTTTAGGATATATAGGAGAAGTAACTCAAAAAGATATTAAAAAAGAATCTAATTATTATCAAATAGGAGATTTTATTGGTTGGGCTGGGGTAGAAAAATCTTATGAAAAAGTTTTGAGAGGAAAAAAAGGGGTAAAATATTGGTTAAGAGATAGAAAAGGGTGTATTATAGGAGGGTATAACAATAGTAAAAATAATGTAAAAGCTATAAGTGGTGATGATATTTCTTTAACTATAGATTGGAATTTGCAAAATTATGCAGAACAGCTGATGTATCAAAAAAAAGGAGGAATAGTCGCTATAAATCCTAAAAATGGAGAAATTTTATCTTTGGTTTCTAGTCCCATTAACAATCCTAATTTGTTTGTAGGGCTAAATCGTTCTAAAGAATTTCAAAAATTAATAAAAAATACAATAGACAACCCTTTATTTGATCGAACCACACAAGCTCGTTATCCACCAGCTTCTCCATTTAAATTACTAACTGAGTTAGCAGGTCTTCAAATGGAAGTTGTAGATCCCAATACTACTTTTATATGTTATAAGGGATTCAAATATGGAAAAAAAAGAATTCATTGTCATTCTGGATTTCATGGATTTCCTATAGGGGTAGAAACGGCTGTCGCTGTTTCTTGTAATAACTATTTTGCACAAGTTTATAAACGTGTTATAGAAAAATATCCAAAAAATTTGACAAAAGGAGTGAATGAATGGTGTGATATCATAAAAAGTTTTGGTTTTGGGAATTATTTATATAATGATTTAGCTACAGGAGAAAAAGGTATTATTCCTTCCGGAGATTATTATAATAAAAAATACGGAACAACAAAATGGAATGCCATTACGATCATTTCTAATAGTATTGGTCAAGGGGAAATCAATGTAACTCCTATGCAGTTAGCTAATATGGTTTGTGCCATAGCAAATCGGGGTTTTTTTTATACTCCACATATAGTAAAACGAATTAATCATCAACCGATATCCAATCCTAATTATACTATAGCTAAATATACTAAAGTTAAAAGTAAATATTTTGATTTCATTATTAATGGAATGGAAAAAGTTTTCATTATTGGAACTGGAAAAAGTTTCAAATCATCTGACATTAGAATGGCTGGAAAAACAGGAACTTCTCAGAATTTTATTAAAGTAAATCATAAAATAGTTTCTTTACCCGATCATTCTATTTTTATATTATTTGCTCCCGTAGAAGATCCTAAAATTGCTATTTCTGTTATTATAGAAAATGGAGGATTTGGATCTCGTTGGGCTGGACCTATTGCTAGTCTTATTGCAGAAAAGTATATAACAAATAATGTGAATAGAAAAAATCTTGAAAAAAAAATAATGACATCAGGACTACAAAAAATATATAGTTCAATAGCAAAAATGAAAAAATTTAATAATTTTTACACAAAAAATTCTATTGATCAAAAGAAATAA
- the rodA gene encoding rod shape-determining protein RodA: MIKRNKILFRNIDWIIVIIYMTMIFFGCMNLYSVSPEKAEKQLIWILLSFFFIFVIFLFKPIHYKHITPFLFLFTLFLLIGVFFLGKNINGSKSWYVFGPISFQPSELAKISTSLMIAHIMSQENIENNNKALLHISIILVLPSFLILLQPDPGSSIVFSSFLLTLYREGLSISFILYFLFYILLFVVSINLSPWIVILLLFISFIFLFFFQKKYLSFIDLFFYIFLFISFSVFSFFSPFFFQKFFKQHHKDRINILFQNEFDRKYRDNVGYNLLYSKTAIGSGKFFGKGYQKGTVTKGKFVPEQHTDYIFCTVGEEWGFIGSVILIIFYLLFISRIYFLSERQKNIFGRIFGYSVGNILFIHFIINLGMVMGLFPTIGIVLPFFSYGGSSLWSFTVLLFIFIRIDASDQTSLI; encoded by the coding sequence TTGATCAAAAGAAATAAAATATTGTTTAGAAATATAGATTGGATAATTGTTATCATTTATATGACAATGATTTTTTTTGGATGTATGAATTTATATTCCGTATCTCCAGAAAAAGCAGAAAAACAATTAATATGGATATTATTAAGTTTTTTTTTCATATTTGTTATTTTTTTATTTAAACCTATTCATTATAAGCACATAACACCATTTTTATTTTTGTTTACGTTATTTCTTTTAATTGGAGTATTTTTTTTGGGAAAAAATATAAATGGTTCAAAATCTTGGTATGTTTTTGGCCCTATTAGTTTTCAACCATCTGAATTAGCTAAAATATCAACATCTTTGATGATCGCTCATATTATGAGTCAGGAGAATATAGAGAATAATAATAAAGCATTATTACATATATCTATTATATTAGTGTTACCCTCTTTTTTGATATTGTTACAACCAGATCCTGGTTCTTCTATAGTTTTTTCTTCTTTTCTTCTTACTTTATATAGAGAAGGTTTATCTATCTCTTTTATACTTTATTTTTTATTTTATATTTTATTGTTTGTAGTTTCGATAAACTTATCGCCTTGGATCGTCATTTTACTTTTATTTATTAGTTTTATTTTTTTATTTTTTTTTCAAAAAAAATATCTATCATTTATAGATTTATTTTTTTATATATTCTTATTTATTAGTTTTTCAGTTTTTTCTTTTTTTTCTCCATTTTTTTTTCAAAAATTTTTTAAACAACATCATAAAGATAGAATCAATATTTTATTTCAAAATGAATTTGACAGAAAATATAGAGATAATGTAGGATATAATTTATTATATTCTAAAACAGCTATTGGTTCTGGAAAATTCTTTGGAAAGGGATATCAAAAAGGAACTGTTACAAAAGGAAAATTTGTTCCTGAACAACATACTGATTATATTTTTTGTACAGTAGGAGAAGAATGGGGTTTTATAGGAAGTGTAATTTTGATTATATTTTATTTATTATTTATTAGTCGTATTTATTTTTTATCTGAAAGGCAAAAAAATATTTTTGGAAGAATTTTTGGATATTCAGTTGGAAATATTCTTTTTATTCATTTTATTATTAATTTAGGGATGGTTATGGGTCTTTTTCCTACAATAGGAATTGTTTTACCTTTTTTTAGTTATGGAGGATCATCTCTTTGGTCTTTTACGGTTTTATTATTTATCTTTATAAGAATAGATGCATCAGATCAAACCAGTTTGATCTAG